The following are encoded together in the Chroicocephalus ridibundus unplaced genomic scaffold, bChrRid1.1 SCAFFOLD_26, whole genome shotgun sequence genome:
- the LOC134509663 gene encoding E3 ubiquitin-protein ligase RBBP6-like, translated as MGNDSCESRTEPVSGTSKAQDKSLESVPRIKKSTGIPRSFTMEVNDPKTKGAMLTNTGKYAIPTINAEASARGKKEKPPFLPSSSDDPITDELLCPICRDTITNAVVIACCRNSFCGECIRTALLESEEHTCPACHQADVSPDALVANKCLRQAVNNFKSGTGYRKRIQQQQQRQPPPPPPSPPLVRQAITRNLQPLLRPKMSRQQAPLMISLASLASPSALASLAPGLSPVAACLPVSPSSVIVPDLPPAVPLPLRAEKPDRPSRGADTVIPPGALVTAAELSRSSSLSVSSLLEEKGCQIPVLRQPALPSLLGPQGQSMPTTGHPTRASTPRSAGGRPGWDLSSSRGRLRGERTQRTQAPTLPASTAVFVPAPPPSLYPPPPQALPLLPGALRPQFPPQFPPGQPPSASYTDSPPGYPPAPANMSSAWVPTAVPTAHSDPIPVTQAPPLSREEFYREHQRLEEESKSPCGASSYSRSSHTYSKSRWGFSHSCSCSRSFRRSHSHSYSRSPPCPRRGKGKSRNYRSRSRSRSYHCSQSRSPPYPRYYSDAKPEKRKRKVDEKVDKDHEATYIKASKPETAQSKTWPKGKTEPDGEKGERPPEGDKSAFLNNPAKKIELNQETGKMMVSGENVPPAKEPAEKPEPSSSKVKQKKAKGEVRRKVTAADGCSSALVNYTSSSPTGGSAVRKTEEEPDTKGGVVEAMEEHSNDIPAPAEDVVKLKPEARGSHSLSSPRVSRSRGQSPSESQTRRHRGSASSAANHGSKKKKKKKEKQQHKKHKKHIGNNMELGKRQKHKHKKKTMKKSKEKERGPKSEIRHYTE; from the exons ATGGGGAACGACTCCTGTGA aagTCGAACTGAGCCAGTGAGTGGAACATCGAAAGCG caGGACAAAAGTTTGGAGTCTGTTCCCAGAATTAAAAAGAGCACAGGAATTCCAAGAAGTTTCACGATGGAGGTGAACGATCCCAAaacaaagggtgctatgctgacaaacactggaaaatacGCCATACCAActattaatgc ggaagcttctgctagaggaaagaaggaaaagccgCCCTTTTTACCCTCATCCTCTGATGATCCGATTACAGATGAGTTGCTGTGTCCCATTTGTAGAGATACGATAACCAATGCAGTTGTTATTGCCTGCTGCAGAAACAGTTTTTGTGGCgaat GTATTAGAACAGCATTACTGGAATCGGAGGAACATACGTGCCCAGCATGTCATCAGGCAGATGTTTCTCCTGATGCTTTAGTTGCCAACAAGTGCCTACGCCAG gctgtgaacaacttcaaAAGTGGAACTGGCTACAGAAAGCGgattcagcagcaacagcagcggcagccgccaccgccaccaccttcaccaccacTCGTGAGACAAGCAATAACCCGcaacctgcagcctctgctccggcCAAAAATGTCCAGACAGCAGGCGCCACTAATGATTTCGTTAGCTTCTCtggcttctccttctgctttggcATCGTTGGCCCCTGGTCTGTCACCTGTGGCAGCCTGCCTGCCAGTAAGTCCCTCTTCTGTCATTGTCCCTGATCTCCCTCCAGCAGTGCCCCTACCTCTCCGTGCTGAAAAGCCAGATAGACCTTCTCG CGGTGCTGATACCGTTATACCTCCTggtgctctggtgactgctgctgagcttTCTAGATCTTCCTCTCTgtcagtcagcagtttgttggaagagaag GGCTGTCAGATTCCTGTACTaagacaaccagcattaccaAGTCTTCTGGGCCCCCAAGGGCAATCAATGCCCACGACTG gtcatccaacgagagccagtacacctcgctcggcgggtggcagaccaggctgggaccT AAGTTCCAGTCGAGGACGCCTGCGTGGTGAACGTACCCAGAGGACCCAAGCCCCAACGCTACCAGCATCAACAGCAGTCTTCGTGCCAGCGCCTCCGCCTTCTTTGTACCCTCCACCACCCCAAGCACTTCCTCTTCTACCGGGGGCACTACGACCACAGTTTCCTCCCCAGTTTCCACCTGGTCAGCCTCCATCTGCCAGCTACACTGACTCCCCTCCAGGATatcccccagctcctgcaaacaTGTCATCAGCCTGGGTACCAACAGCAGTACCAACGGCGCATTCCGATCCCATCCCAGTGACACAAGCTCCTCCTTTATCTAGGGAGGAGTTTTACAGAGAACACCAGCGACTGGAAGAGGA GTCCAAGTCTCCCTGTGGTGCTTCATCCTACTCCAGAAGTTCACATACCTACTCCAAGTCAAGATGGGGTTTTTCCcactcctgctcctgctctcGATCATTTAGACGTTCCCATTCTCATTCCTACTCGCGATCGCCACCCTgtccaagaagaggcaaagggaagagtcgtAACTATCGTTCTAGATCAAGGTCCCGTAGTTATCACTGTTCACAGTCAAGGTCACCCCCATACCCAAGATACTATTCTgatgcaaaacctgaaaaaaggaaaagaaaagtagatgAAAAGGTTGATAAAGATCATGAAGCCACCTACATAAAGGCCTCTAAACCAGAAACTGCTCAATCGAAAACATGGCCAAAGGGGAAGACTGAGCCTGATGGTGAAAAAGGAGAGCGACCTCCAGAAGGGGATAAATCTGCTTTTCTTAACAACCCCGCAAAAAAGATTGAACTTAACCAAGAAACTGGCAAAATGATGGTGAGTGGAGAAAATGTGCCACCTGCGAAAGAACCTGCTGAGAAACCTGAGCCGAGCAGCAGCaaagttaaacaaaagaaagcaaagggagaagtgagaagaaaagtAACAGCAGCTGATGGATGTAGTTCAGCTCTTGTAAATTACACCAG CAGTAGTCCTACTGGAGGAAGTGCCGTTAGAAAGACCGAAGAAGAGCCAGATACAAAAGGAGGCGTCGTTGAGGCAATGGAGGAGCACAGTAATGATatcccagccccagctgaagACGTCGTGAAGCTGAAGCCTGAAGCAAGGGGAAGTCACAGTCTAAGCAGTCCCCGTGTTAGCCGCAGCCGCGGTCAAAGCCCTTCTGAGAGTCAGACTCGAAGGCACAGGGGCAGTGCCAGCTCAGCAGCGAATCAcggcagcaagaaaaagaaaaagaaaaaagagaagcagcagcacaagaagcacaaGAAACACATTGGAAACAACATGGAATTGGGAAAGAGGCAAAAACAcaagcacaagaagaaaacaatgaagaagagcaaagagaaagaaagaggaccAAAAAGTGAAATCCGTCACTACACAGAATGA